Within the Plectropomus leopardus isolate mb chromosome 15, YSFRI_Pleo_2.0, whole genome shotgun sequence genome, the region agctgTTGCGACAAGAAAAAAACCGCCAGCACGCAGTGCTCAGTGCAGACCGTACGCTCAGTGCCTCATCACACTGCTGCAATTTGTAATTTGCCGTGCTCCcattaaaacatacacacaaaaacaggtgaaaaagtgattattattattatggcaaCCGTGTGCCATCCCACACAGTTGGTTGTACAGGAGCCGGGAGCCCAGACAAGGCCCATAGAGGGTTGGTACTCTATGCCTATTATTCCAACGATGAAGCCTCCTTTAGTCCATGTAACTCAGAAAGGAACAGTTGTAACACAAGAAACGTTTGCCACTGGGGCCACAAATTATAATTACAGGATAGAGGTACATTAAATAACCTGATATCTCGCAAGATTCTCATCAGTCACTTAAATGGCATCACCCTAAGACAAAGTGATGAGTAAAACAGGATGAAAAGAAACCTCTTCCACTTAGGTGTGGTGTGTTGACACCCTTTTCCTCTTTGAATAAAACCCctgacatgtttatttatgatgTGCTAAAATGTATATGCACAATTAGCACTGTCAGGGTGGAGGAATTTCCCTGCGGTCAAGAGTGGCTTAACAGCGTGATAGGTGATATTACcaccatttttgttgtttttgcatgacAACATGCATAACCAAAATCGTGTTGTGCAAGTGAGTGTGTTTCATTGGAAGTCaactttgtatttgtttggaaAACAATGTGCTGttaagaaacaagaaaaagattTGCATATCTCTAAAGACAATGCAAATAAACTGgatttcaaatgtgttttaatgtagcGGTGGGCCTGGATTTTAATATAGAAGGTGATATCAAGACATTTtaactaaaaaagaaacaaaaacgctgcaaacaaacaaaataataaaagcaccATTACTTTTACTGTGAGACTTCCCCAAGCCATCTTCTCTTCCTGTTAACATGCAGCCTACAATATACCTCACCTGCTGTGGTAAAGATCCCCACAACTCTGCCGATGTTTCGGTTTCCCAGCAGGAGCGTCTCCAAACTGTCAATTGGACTGTATTTGTTCCTTTGCTTTCTGGACTCGAAAGACGCCCATATGCCGACTCCGAGGATGAGCAGGTAGAAAAACACCATCGCTATCACTCCTGGGATATTGACAGCCATACTGAACCTGTCTGGTTTGGTTaagtttgttgtttggtttgatTCCTTTAGGCTGATGTAAAATCTCTCAAATGTGGACCAAACAGGACCAAAGACAACCTGGAGGcgatattagcaagaaatccaAAGATAAACTATTATCAAATCGATCTACTTATTAGAAACTGTCAAGAAAATAACCTTCTACAagaccaacacattctcatcccaagtcatcacattttTCCGCTttgtcagtcagtcaatcagaTTAGTTTATTTATGACTGTGTCTTACTTCATTTTCATGTCTCTTAGACATTTCAGATGTAATTCATAATTTGTCAAAGATGACTTCCTGTCAAAATGCACTGTAGAATTGTTTAAGTgtttaaaagaagtcaaaccacatttgctcaggtttaaaggaGATAATATTGTCTTTGGCATGAGTAAGTAAGTCAGTAATATGAATTAATGCATTTGCACACACCATAGAGGGGCAGGGAGATGCAGCAGCAAAGTGGAGGTTCAGCCACAGACGGAGCTACCAGCTGCACACAGACTTCAATTACCTGGAACACTCTCAGGTGTTCCTGATTGGTCTAACGATCACCTGCCTGCAACGAGGGAGCGCACAGACAAGGAAATCAACAGCAAAGAGAATACACCCTCGGATTTGTCACACTAAAGGAATGCCTGGAGCCCTGGTGGAGAAAAATATGGGGcaataggcaatgagcaacttagtaagaaatgtcccacaaattgcaaaaaaaagtaaatggtgACAAAAGATCCAGAACCAGAAAATAAGTTTTAGTAAGTAATAAGTGGGTGGATTATTAGAAATTCTGATAAAAATCGGggaaaaagtccagaaaactgtatgtACAATTAGCAATTATGTATTAGGAATTATCTTACagaatcttttttaaattatttatttatttaattttttcttttcttggacCTTGTTAAGTTTTTGCTAATGTTTGAGCAACgttttaagttgctcatggcTTTCTCCCCATGTgtttaaaagaagtcaaaccaaatttgttcaggtttaaaGAAGTTAATATTGTCTTTGGCATGAGAATCTTGCTTCTTCTCCCTGAAAAATATAAGTAATATGAATTAGTAATGTGTTTGCACAAATAAGCTTCATACAATTTTTCTCTTGCTCCAgaatactctctctctctctctctctcaataaaagaaaacttaaattcaaaatcaattttatttaatcagtCCATAAATACAAGGCAAAATGTACATACATTCTTcccaatacaaaataaatgataaacaatCAAGACCTGTTTTATTAACATAAATGCTTCATGTCAAACATCCTCTGAACCAACAGACTTTCCAGCATTGTTCCTCtcactctttgtgtgtgtgtgtgtgtgtgtgtgtgtgtgtgtgtgtgtgtgcgtgtgttttatCCTAACCCTAACTAGAAGTTTGGAACAAGGCGTGTTCCCAGAATATTTGCACTGCggcaaaacagaaaagtggCCTGCAGCTGGGTTGTCAGGATTAAACTGGGGCAGAGCTGGGACCagttagagcttttttttttcactgaggtGACCTTTGGTGAGTCATTTGGACCCAAGATGCTCAAATTTATCCTCAGTGGGAGAAACTGGGAAAATGGGTACAAGATGAACTCAGTCTGAAGGTTGTCCTTCAAACAGATGCCTCATCAGTGCTTGGGGTAAACAATGGGGCTTTTTGGATGGCAACTGTTTTTATCAGCAGAAATATTAAACTGAAACTAATTTCCACAGTGATAAATTGTGattgcaattgaaaaaaaaaacaaaaaactttactGCAGCCGAgactaagacagtccaaaataACTGAAACTTGATCTGGCAGAGTGTGAATATCATGCAAAATTACTTAGTTCCTGTTTCACAGCACATGAAGGACAActgattttgtgtcttatatGCATGTTGCTGCTAGGGTTAGAagctaaaactcaaataaaaaaaaatcaaagtaccAGGTAGCTATAAAAATTGGATTTGGTTTTTCTTATTGGTTCCTAAATAACTACACATTGCTGCCCCTTCTGGATGGGAAATAGTCTAATATAGTTTTGCAGTTTAGGCATTTGCCCTTGTCCACAGaaactaaacacaaaaacatggttaaGGTGTAAATCTGCAGGTCATCATCATAGAAAAGCTTAAGTGGAGGTATTCTTTCCATCCTGATCAAAAAACGTACTTCATCCTGTCACATCTCTCAATCTTCATAAGACCAAAAAACTTGGTTTGACTCATCTGAATGTTTAAGTATAATGACACACATCTTCTACCAGTAGGAGGAGGTTCATCTCATCCATTTTACAACTGTCACACTAAGCTGGTGTCattttcaacaaataaacaacttcaGTTTAACACTGAAATTGATCCACAGAGTGCTGATTTAACGGGACTACAAAGAAAGTGTGAACCAGGTGATGTGCATCTGGTAAAACTAAAGAGTTATCTCCCAGTTGTTTCCATTAGTTAGTAAATGAAAATCAATACATTCTAAGTTTATATAATTGGTTAAAATCTGACCATAAAAATCATCAAACCAACTACAGTATAACACTAGAAAGTCACTCAGTTATTCGGTGTACGACATTGAAATGAATCAATCAAACCCAATAAATAGATACCAGTTATCAGTTATTAATCAATAAATATGTCATCATCTCAATGTAGTATCACTGACTTCAACTCAGCTTAAagtaaaaattaagaaaaaaaaacatcctcacgTTGTCAGCCGAGACATTGTCCAGCAATATTTGGCAATCAATGAATCTAACAGTgctaataataacattattaacAACATACTGATTAGACTTCACATTGTTGATCAAAGTTCAAGTTCCTGCTGCTTATGTGACTGTAAGATGTGTTAAGAACATGTCATTTGAGAACATGTGACCCGGCCAACAGCCTTCAGGTACAATTCCTGAACCAGAAAATGCTCTTTGAATTAAGATATCTTCCAGTTCTGACTGAGCAAAGTAGATCTAATCTCAGTCGTTCCCTGAGGGGGTCGATATCTGTCACTCAACATGTGACACGGTGTGAATGTGATGTGAACACTCGGCACAGCCTCACCAGATAAATAGATGTTTATAAACAACTCGTGCTTCATGAACCCCAGTCTGGAAATGTCTAGAATGGGCTAGAAAATTTGATCTTTCTCTTttctaacacttttttttcctgctaaaCCAGCAGAACCTGTGGCTGAATGTCATGTTGACTTCCTGCTTTTACTGGAATGTGTCTGGTTCTACTGGTTGGGCTTATCCTGGCTGAAGTTACACAGGAGGCTCTTGGCTCCATTCTGCCATGAATACAGCGTCTCCAGTGGTGTTTTTCCATCCTGCACaggagaaataaatacaaaaggcCAATTACAGAACTGGAACATTTAAGCAGTAGGCAATTAGAGTGCAGTAGTTAGGTCTTTAGCCCCAGCAGTGGTTGCCACTGAGGCGGCTTTATTGTGTTCTTGTTGATTGTCACACCTGTAGCACACTTTTCTGATTACAGATGTCTGTGCTTGGTATTTGACtagtttattttggttttgtttagtttgttattTGCACAttcagatatgaaaaaaatctaaaaaaaactgaaaaagtataTAAAACCATTTACACCTGCATTGCTAACATGCATTTTAGAGGATTATTGAAACTCTGCGGAGTGGTTGCTCTGTACTTACACAGTTCTTGGTGTTGAGACTGGCCCCATACATCATCAACAGCTTGATCATCTTGAATCTGTTTATTCTGACAGCATCGTGCATTGGCGTGTCTCCATCCTTCAGTAAGGGAGGAAAACAAATATTCAGTGTAGGCAATCGTTTCTCAAGCCAAATGAGAAACACTTAAGTGCAATgagataatgagcaacttgtctTTCTTTAACTGTGTAATACACAGCATCTAAAAGCATGTGGCAAATATTGGGTCagactttttgatgttttgtggaTGAATGAGTAATTTGTGCTCTAAACGATTTTGCTATATGTTGACAACTATATTAATGTGTACAAATTATCCAAATATTCACCCTAAGATGAGCTAAACGTTtatgttattactttttttcttttatgatttGAAGGATTAAATACAACAAGTGTGCAGTACCACATGTTGCCTCAGTCTGCCTGCAGCAGTTAGTATTATCGAAATAGCTTTATGTCCTGTTGCAGGTGATTTCATGCAGCTGTAAGTAGACTGGCGATGTCTGCATTGTGTTAAGTCCTCACTCTGTCTTTTGCGTTGACGTCTGCTCCACAGTGAATGAGGTGCTCGGCACACTCGCAGTGTCCTGTCCTCACAGCAACATGGAGAGGAGTGCTGTGcagctgaggagaggagagggttTCAGATTTCTCAATTAatgcaagaaaaatgtcaaacatgtcaCCAAAATATGAAAGGCCCAGTTTTGTCCACAACTGTAGATATATTCATGAATTATCAGacactgatgttgttttttccaatACCACCACCTGATGGTGCCAAAGTAAGGGTTTTCCATAACCTGCACATACtgccaacagtgtgtgtgtgtgtctatgtgtgtgtttggtgtgtgggTACCCCAAAAGACTTCATAAGTAAGTAcatgtgtaattgtgtgtgtgtgtgtgctaaccTTGTCTCTGTAGGTGAACTTGGCTCCCTGGtcgaggaggagctgcagggcCGGCAGGCTGCCTCCCCTGCAGGCCCAGTGGACTGCTGTGGCCTCCAGCTGAAACACATAAGCCACACTGTTGGACGGatgatgtttgcatgttttaggCTACATTTGAGGACCTACATCTAGCTAAAGACAAGTGCATGCATTTGTGAGAAAAagcatactttttcttttcttttcttttttttttttttaataaatgttttttatatcatcagttttgaaaaactgaGCCATCTAAAAGCGTTGTTACATTTTCAGGCATTATTACATGTTCAgaatattattacattattaagtGCAACAGACCAGTTAAAAGTGGATGGCTTGTCTACATGGGGACAAAGGCTGTATCTccagttttggaaaaaaaaattttagtCATTGGTAATTGTTTGGATATGGTTTAGGGTTTGGATATAGGCAAGGAGAAGTTATGATTAGGTTAAGTCTGTAGGCATGAATATAAGTCTATGTAATTTCCCCCAAAGCAACCTgagtaaatgtatgtaaatgagAGATTGAGATGagagttttcaaatgtttcaccTTGTCTTTTTTCTCGATGGCAGCTCCAGCCTCCAGGAGTCTTTTCATGACCTCCACGTGTCCTTTGAATGAGGCTTTGTGCAGAGCTGTTCTCTGGAACTGGacattaaataaagaaagaacAATTCCTTTACTAAAGCAGCTAATAAATGAAAAGTCTTATAATGATAAGagcaaaaataatcatttctaCTCCTCCTACAATATTACAGTTCCAGTCTTTTTATACTCAGTTCCTTAAGTATTTTTCATTAAAGTATGATCATTTGTCATATGTTGACATTTCTTTTACATGTCCACTAGCATATTTTGATGAGACTGTGACCAGAGAACCAGGACGACactaagaaaaacagaaaaactctaTTACTGTGTGATACTTACATGATCAGCTGCATTGGGGTTTCCTCCGTCAGACAGGTACTTCTCCACCACAGCCATTTTGTTGTCCATGGCTGCTGTCAGAAACATCTGCTCATCCACAAACTCTGgctgaaagatttttttttaaaaaatgtacatataaacTGCAGGTACAGGAACATTTCAGGGCCAGTTCCCGGCACCTCAACTTTCTGCAGCATGTggattttttcacatttaaacatttaaagtgatCTTCAGAGTTACAATATAATATTGTGTCATATGTGTTGAAAAGAAGTATAAAATCTTACCACGGTCTCAGGCTCTGGCTGTTGCTTCTTATGGACGGGAGTCTTCCTCtcccttctcttcttcctcagcTGCAGGATGTTGAACAGGTCATCCACTGTCTCCAACTTCAGCCTGCCGCTTTTATCCGTCTGACAGAgcaaagacaaaacagaggGCTTTAGCACATAACAACAAAGAAGATATGTTCTTGAAAAGCTCATTGGATAATTATCAGGTGAAATGGTACAAAAACTGCAATCCTTGTTTTACATGCTAAACAGGTGCTTAGCAGTAAAGTGTgttcaaatattaaaagtaaactCAACTATTTATTTAGCACCTGTATTTAACCCAAACATTTGGGCTGGCAATCAGATTACTGGGGttgagtaaaaagtgcaatgttTTCCACTAATTATCAGAagaaacaaaatggaaacacCAAAGTTAAGTATTGCAATCTTACAATCTTAATTGAAATATCACTCTTATTAAGATCTTGTTACTATATTATGATCCATTACTAAAAATCTCTAGgtttgcagtgttttcacttATGTGCTATCTTTCACCAAAATATGgttatgtgtgaaaaaaagatcatgaaaAATGAGCAATGCTGTTATGAAGTGAATATGATGTTAGTGTTTTACatactgaaaatgcaaaaaataaaaataaataaaaatgaaaaattagtATTTTGTTATACCCCCAAACACCTTCAGATGGCAGCATGTACCAAGAGACAAACTCTGAGGAGGTTACTACAGACCATTTTAAGAGTAACATTAGCTGTGGTCCACACAGGctgcatattttaatgtaacataaccGAATAACTACCATTGGTGGATTGAAACAGTACAGTTATGCAAGAACTGTACTCATGTATTCATTTAAAGTACtcaagtattttcattttatgttattttatactttttctctCCCATCTTCCTCTGCAGAAGAAGATATTGAAATTTTAACTCTAAACTACAACATTCAAATACGTTTTACATGACAATGCATGAATACTATTGatccaataatataataatataacactATCAGGATCTATTCTGTGCTATAAAAGTCCTATCAATCATTCAGTGAATTACAGTTCCCTTGATAACAACAGATAGCAGCACTGTGTTCTTACATTGAGAGCTGCAACACTGACTTCCTCCTGTTCATTGCTGCTGTCGCTCTCCTCTGACAGATCTCCGCCCACCAGCTCCCTGTGGGACCTGCGATCATCCTGCTTCTCTTGACCGACAGCCGCTTCGTACTCGCCCCCTTGGAAGTCGTCGGCCTCCTTGCCCTCTGACCTCTTACCGGACACctgagggaggaagagatggagatGTTGTACACTCAAGCCTGAATTACGTGGGTACAAGTGGgacatgaaaaaatgtgatttaaaatacattacaCTGAAAAGACTGTCATTTTGGAGTGCAAACAACATAAGACCTGAGTTCCTTTCATAAAAGGTCATGAAAGTCGAAAATATCTGTCTTGAGCTTTTAAGAAGTGAGCACTTTTTGTAAGTTAGTTAAACTTCTCtgtattttgagtttggggaagaaaaaaaagtagagctTGCAAGGAGAAGTCAATAATATGAGAAAATCATTTtcagaaaaaggtgaaaatgttatcagactCCCACACAAACATCTTAatctcagtttttgttttgtgttgtttaaagtTGCATCCATAAACAGCTCTCTGCATTCAGATGACTAACTGCTAACAGAGGAATGTAAACACACCACAGCTCAAACACATTAACAAACACTTAAGCTGTTTAAGGAGTTACAACTGTTTATATGTCCAATTACTGAATCACTCATGAAATAATTTGAACTGCTAATGCAtcatttgacttgacttttggGGAAAAATCTTTGGTTTAGgtattaaatgtaataataatgtaaatgtgCATTAACAACAATGATGGGTAAGATAAGTGATGAGAGATTGCCTTAACTTAAATGCAGTTAAGCAGCCTGCTCTATAAGCTTGAAGTAAAGGAGAAATTCAGTTTGGTCATTTAAGGAACGCTAGGTTTAGTTAAGTGGAGATAACTGAGGTAATTCTAAGTTGTTTGGGAGGATTGTTGGTCCTGATTAGTGTTCTGACATCACATCTTAAAAGTTCCCTTTACTATTGAATTAATCAGTTTATTGgtgttatatgttgttttttttttctttttacatcttACAAGGTCTGTTGTCTTCATGTTTTTACCTCTTATTATATGCAACAATATAATAATTGTTAAGTGATAGCAAGTAAGGGAAATCCAGAAAGTCAATGGAACTACCACATGCTTTACATATAAATGGCCAAAATTTCTGAAAGATCAGTCCATAGTTGACTTAttctaaaaaacataaatatccAACTGAGTACCATACATTATTTCATTGCATTTCATAGCATGTGAAGgtttaactttctttcttttatttatttattgtaggGTAACACATTTTGAGAATTGTTTATGAATTTACAGCAAAGCAAGCAAATAATAATTGTTGCATGACAGAAATGGTAGCCTCGTAtctgttactttaaaaatttgtcattttctgtaattgaAAACATGCAGCTTCATTTTGGTAACTCTCTGCCTCCTGGTCTctctggtaataataataataataataataataatatgaaattaACATGaactatttaaatatttcattgcaacttttaaactgcagtaaggACCCAAGTACACGTAATACACAGGAGGCAAAATTtaaggaggcaaaaaaaaaagaaaaaaaaagctataattTACATGTTCACACATCAGCAGGTCTTACCAGTTCCTCAACACTGTGCAGTCCCATTCTTCTCCTTGATGTGATGTAGTCAAATAGCTCTGAGTGTAACTGGAGGTATAGAGTAAAGTCCACTGGTCCTCTGCTGTGATGGTCAgcgtctctctgtctgtctgtcttctgcCTGCAGTTGGAGCCTCAGTCTCTTTTATAGCCCTGTCAaacctctgcagaaaaaaaatagggtCCCTGTCACTCAGCTCAGATCACATTACTGTCTTCATGTGCTCATTTGGCATGCTCTGTGCTACCAGCATCCCCTCCATACCCAGCCCCTCCCACCACCACTGCTGCCCCGTTTGGGCTGCTGCTGGTTTCTCCCTGTCACCGTACAAAGATGGAGGTGAGGTAAGAGGAGTCACTCTGCCTTTCACTCTTATAGTGTTCGCTAACATTTTGTTAGAGAAGCTGGAAGGTTACATTTGTGTACTAAGGGAAAAGGTTTCATAGTTTGGGTCGttgttatgtttacattttctgtaacatgCCAACTTGGTTATTTTTATGTGAAGACGTTAAAGAGTACAGGTTATATACTAATGGACACTTTGAATAGTCTTGATAAAGAGGATTTGTTTCTGACTGCTCCTGTTACTTGCTCTAAAAAATAGCTTGATGTTCATCAGTATAACTACAAAGAAACTGTTTCAactcattttgtttatttcatgcaGTCCTCTGACAAGGTGCTATTTAACATCAGTGACACTGCCATACAAACTTACTTCTGGAAATGACTGTAACATGCAAGTCTATGGTTGAAAAAGCAAGTGTCAACCTCCAGGGCTAAAAAGTGAAGCCAAcaccaaagtgccaaaaactgcagttcctctaacggccacttgaggcttgCTCCAGAAGCCAGTCTGTCCCCTTAGACCAGCaatctaaaatgtcaaactttacagcagaaataaacacaattacagccaaaaacagttttggtctctaaagctaATTACAACATTTATGACAGCTCTACaagggtgatttttttcataacttacCAATATAAATGTTATTGAgtcttaaagttacacatatctATGGGTGGGCCACTTTGagagacaggctgtctgtgaggcttCTACActctatgagtcagatccactcctCACCCAAACAGCTCATTATGACCTTGCATTAACCTGAATCCCTAACTTGGAAGGACAAGTTAACAAACTTTTGCCTAAAAACAAGCTCCTTGGGAAAAATGTGACTTTGTCTCAGAAATGCACCAAACTCGACCTCCCTCTACAGATTGTAGAGCTAAgatgtaaatgtttaatgttggctagtttttcttcaagtgtccAGGAAATACTGAGCAAGGTGCATAAAatcagaaagaaattaaacattcaCTGAATATTAGTGAAtaaaaaagcctgttttttttatatgtgatCAGTTGTAGAAAGAGAGCACATGCAATAAGGTGAATGTCCTTAAACCGTAAACTAGTTTGCCTTTTCTCTGAGCTGCAGAGTGATTCATCTTCTCAGACATAGATAGTCTTTGGCAGCGTCTCGTCACGCTGGGCATGTGGCCACAGAAATGCAGTGATATCACTGTGAGAAGACAGGTTCATGGTGGTCGAGAAATAAATAGTCACACTTCCAAACATCCTCTCAGTGCGCTGAAGCCAATCATAGAccaaggtcagaggtcagcagcATGCCTTACTGTTTGACTGACAACGTCATGTCACGTACGTTTTGTCCCGCTGTTAAATATGGTCAAACTGCATATTACACATCTCAGAGTGATGTACAGTACATGCTCTGACTGGCAGTGATGACACCTGGCGGTATGTGATGGTCACAAGCTGCGTGAGCTCACTTCTCACCAATCAGAGGCCAGAGAGCGAAGATGTCAGGTGTTATGCatcaaaatatttaactattgaaatgactaaagaaaaaaaaggggcatGCAGACTAATGTAATTAAGATAGTAGTCGgatattaacatgtttttccaGAATAATTACCACATTTGCAAACTTTATCATGTTTAACATGATTCAGAGGAAGGCTCTGATCAGATCTGCCAATGTTCTCCTGTATATCTAATTAtttcttgattattttcttgattatttcTTGGCATGATGATAATTTCCTGGCCTTGAACGCGACTAACACGAAGGAGTTGAATATTGATTTTAGATGAGACACAGCCAAATAAAGCATTATTCACAATGAAACTATGTAAACAGTTAAGACCACAGGAGTAACACAAATGGACTTGATCATTTTTTGGCAAAGAACAAGTCTTCCAGTAAGCAACAAGTATTTTAGCTTGGCTTTAGACCTTTCACATAAAAATTGAGCCGTCACTCAGATGTTTGCAGCTGCGTCGTCCACTTGTGACCTTTCAATTACTCTTGAAAGTGAATTCATAGCTGCGAGCTATTTTTGAAAACTGACCTTGTGACTGAAATAGATGGTAAAAGGGGAAACTGTTTTGGATGGAGGACTTCAGAGTTATTGCACAATACTTCTAACACTCAGCTGTAGATGTGCTTGCAGAGTCCTTCTCAGGTGCTCTAAAGACAGAATGTGTTGAACTGAAGTGACACGAGTGAAGGAATTATGGAGCAAGAACATGAGGGTGACTAAGACAGCACCTTATAGTAAAAGTATTCAGTcaaaggactttttttaaataactgtgtAATTTTTACACAAAAGGCTCAACATCTGTACTGTCTTTGCATCATGTTCAGACATCAGTGGCTCAGTCTaaaaatgaatctttttttgATCCCAGGAGTTTAAATCTGAAACGCAGGCCTTAGATTTTATCATTGACAAGGCAGCCTCTTCATGCTTTTGGCATACAAGTGAGACGCCAAAAGTCACCTTCCGCGTCCACATTAAATGCGCACAGAtgcgtcagatgagaatgcggctggacagaactgtCAGCGTTGTTAATATAGGCTGGCGGACGGCTGGATGGCACTGGgcgcgtcacttgagaacgcagccgGACGTTACCTGGtgcatgcacatgaaacactgaaggacagtgtcaggtaatatCGCTGCCagtaaccacgtaatataaggagcacaagtgCGATTATAGGGCAGCCAGATGGGGAGGTGAAACAACTGACTTGTGTGGGTCTGTACTCCCTTTcctgtgtggctgtgtgtgtgtgtgtgtgtgtgtgtgtgtgtgtgtgttttctacacttTCCTATGTGCCTCGTTTGCCTAAACATTGAAAAGTAACGTGACAAGTTGGGTAAAACATGTTGAACAAGGAAACCTGAAGTTTTACTAAATGATGATATGATTTCAGCTGTATTACAGCACAGATTAGGTGATGATTTAGAGCACTAGGGGACACACCTGAGGTTCAACCAGCTGATGCTCAGCAGAGGAACAGACTGTCTTTCCCACTGCTCAACAGATGTTGgctgtgttgttgctgttgtt harbors:
- the LOC121954799 gene encoding ankyrin repeat domain-containing protein 1-like, whose product is MGLHSVEELVSGKRSEGKEADDFQGGEYEAAVGQEKQDDRRSHRELVGGDLSEESDSSNEQEEVSVAALNTDKSGRLKLETVDDLFNILQLRKKRRERKTPVHKKQQPEPETVPEFVDEQMFLTAAMDNKMAVVEKYLSDGGNPNAADHFQRTALHKASFKGHVEVMKRLLEAGAAIEKKDKLEATAVHWACRGGSLPALQLLLDQGAKFTYRDKLHSTPLHVAVRTGHCECAEHLIHCGADVNAKDRDGDTPMHDAVRINRFKMIKLLMMYGASLNTKNCDGKTPLETLYSWQNGAKSLLCNFSQDKPNQ